Proteins encoded by one window of Akkermansia muciniphila ATCC BAA-835:
- a CDS encoding flotillin family protein encodes MDKIIPIAILVLFIILTASWLFSRYRMCPPDKILIVFGKVGTGQPAKCYHGGSTFVLPVLQSYSYLDLNPINIDVPLQGALSSQNIRVDVPSSFIVGISTLPEIMQNAAARLLGRSREEIRNLAAEIIMGQMRVVIASMTIEEINSDREKLIKGITEGVDVELHKVGLHLINANITDIQDASGYINALGKEAAARAINDATIKVAEETRRGEIGKAEAEKDQTIQVANARAIAIEGQNEAQIKIAESAAKLQVKQAEAKKLAEVAQKVQEAKTLEEAYQAEKEAELKRAERERATQEANILVTARIEKSQREVQAQATAEVLKLEQEGKAQALLIQRRAEAEAIRQLAEGEAQATLLKKKAEGEGMEMVGRGEAAAIEAVLEGKARGFQQIVQAAGSSEAASNLLVTEQLTKIVELQSGAIKGLKFDKVVVMGNGGNSSVGGFVQNLVKDTLPLHELGKSVGLELPAFLGKPMEGKTAASSPAPAADAPAADTATAVNPS; translated from the coding sequence ATGGACAAAATCATCCCCATCGCCATTCTGGTTCTCTTCATCATTCTGACCGCTTCCTGGCTGTTCAGCCGCTACCGCATGTGCCCTCCGGACAAAATCCTCATCGTCTTCGGGAAAGTAGGCACAGGCCAGCCGGCCAAATGTTACCACGGCGGCTCCACCTTCGTGCTTCCGGTTCTCCAGTCCTATAGCTACCTGGATCTGAACCCTATCAATATTGACGTGCCCCTCCAGGGCGCCCTTTCCTCCCAGAACATACGCGTGGATGTGCCCTCCTCCTTCATCGTGGGCATCTCCACCCTCCCTGAAATCATGCAGAACGCCGCTGCGCGCCTGCTGGGCCGCTCCCGGGAGGAAATCCGCAACCTGGCCGCGGAAATCATCATGGGGCAGATGCGCGTGGTGATTGCCTCCATGACCATTGAGGAAATCAATTCCGACCGCGAAAAACTCATCAAGGGCATCACGGAAGGCGTGGACGTGGAACTGCACAAAGTGGGCCTCCATCTCATCAACGCCAATATCACGGACATCCAGGACGCTTCCGGCTACATCAACGCCCTGGGCAAGGAAGCCGCTGCGCGCGCCATCAATGACGCCACCATCAAGGTGGCGGAAGAAACGCGCCGCGGGGAAATCGGCAAAGCGGAAGCGGAAAAGGACCAGACCATCCAGGTGGCGAACGCCCGCGCCATCGCCATTGAGGGCCAGAACGAAGCCCAGATTAAAATTGCGGAATCCGCCGCCAAGCTGCAAGTGAAGCAGGCGGAGGCCAAAAAGCTGGCGGAAGTGGCCCAGAAGGTGCAGGAGGCTAAAACCCTGGAAGAAGCCTACCAGGCGGAAAAAGAAGCGGAATTGAAGCGCGCGGAACGCGAACGCGCCACGCAGGAAGCCAACATCCTGGTAACGGCCCGCATTGAAAAGAGCCAGCGCGAAGTGCAGGCCCAGGCCACGGCGGAAGTACTCAAACTGGAACAGGAAGGCAAGGCGCAGGCTCTGCTCATCCAGCGCAGGGCGGAAGCGGAAGCCATCCGCCAACTGGCGGAAGGCGAAGCCCAGGCTACCCTCCTGAAGAAAAAGGCGGAAGGGGAAGGCATGGAAATGGTGGGACGCGGTGAAGCGGCCGCGATTGAAGCCGTGCTGGAAGGCAAGGCCCGCGGTTTTCAGCAGATCGTCCAGGCGGCAGGTTCTTCCGAGGCCGCTTCCAACCTGCTGGTGACGGAACAGCTTACCAAGATTGTGGAGCTCCAGTCCGGCGCCATTAAGGGGTTGAAATTCGACAAGGTAGTCGTCATGGGCAATGGAGGGAACTCCTCTGTGGGAGGATTCGTCCAGAATCTGGTAAAGGATACGCTGCCCCTTCATGAACTCGGCAAAAGCGTAGGGCTGGAATTGCCCGCTTTTCTGGGCAAACCCATGGAAGGGAAAACCGCAGCTTCCTCCCCTGCTCCCGCAGCCGATGCCCCGGCGGCAGATACCGCAACCGCCGTCAACCCGAGTTAG
- a CDS encoding autotransporter-associated beta strand repeat-containing protein: MRPRLPLVLLSALLACFISPSWSDYTLTGNGDTTISFADGQYTITPPEGDPVTQADSPGDIYLTDITASGTYEDGYNRVLNLEGGTYTKLQLWNIAGTASGVTIGGTNSFVINIGEGASLLNTNAQLMGWSNQDRIVSADITLNVDRNAGTINGFSLVGDGNKNDAYQTTGTYTVNIHGGEWAGISVSNPSSSWCIGLGQESFRHTGDVTFTIDGGTFAQLVTAGTTRGAGQKSTIVGNVSLNLDGGTFNGSVALLGRGQVQLGDGTNACTARLSITGGQYNANVYGLSDATSSGSAANIAEHSSASVEITGGTFAQSLFSQGVATTITGAVFSGDGTKKIFAGARLSTSAWNLADTNMTLDLGSGTVAAMIAGGSWVETGESTLNITGSTNLTFKSGTYTGQIWGGSYINGTATAALTGNIGSTNITITGGTFDGAQISLGTYVERNNTSSALTIGEANLSISGGTFNNVSIYAGGQKVNGTALTTALANVTITGNDAIFTGTTTLSGQGRGDTVTRSVLNLNGVTRADMFTNASISGFDEISAGEGTDAVIANATVLDGRSAFTKSGAGKLTLSSSTGFANALTVSSGELSFGLAGGVAFGNSITMGSGARLTSAGNMALSPSSVLTMDLTGLNSSSSAVIQSGGTLSFNTEGTLTLAISGVDQTMENDYRLITAGSFGTLTASNFSFDSSGLSEDYTYALELSGNTLYLRVKALGEALNWNGGNAGIWTAAGGSAVWLDKDGTAVVYDAAKSANFEDLAGISASAVTIEGNVSSARLTVNNGETAYTFTGTGALVDGADPMSLIKRGEGVLTIENTGTNTFSGGTTIMAGTLNLNAVQGLGTGTVTLNGGELVLNTAGTTEGTLGLVAANKIVFGGGTFTYGTGATQDISGLIDSAASTNAIRVNTNGNHVSWAAYTQELGDKDIVKLGDGLLTINTIQGGIFAGSITVSGGTLFYNIGDNGVTRTWSGNISIAENATLQIQDNRAHNSVNTDTLSGRITGAGTLVLGKKEGGTFPGGGRYSVTGDNSGFTGTMRLAGNGTNAAWNEVGFANAAAIGSARLELDGRGFFVNSAADPVNADIHVMAAGGWLNGSSNQTLVLAGSLTGEADANLGVTAAGDPTLTAIFTGDLTGFAGTVHSGRGNAILSFGNGGAASTLNTGEFIKAVSLGGTGTYRVNYTGTAGNLLYAGNVIDTASLSVQGSDKLILTGANTTTGELNIAQNSSVQLGDGTGDNAAWAGTIAGAGNLTVSTSGSFAVGDRANGLTGTLTLAKGTLDLSGAAAATNILIQSGALANAGSYAGTDTNKVHVNAIADSGNIALGDLDAAGLGSVVTASAGTQLTGLKQGSIWTVNGTDSSLAVGAGNISGDPFSGEDFLIQFEGTGDNLGSISFGDGSTLTLDLTSVMDAMKTAGGNLEILLTNGGFAQDLETLKSHMTANPLFAALGFGIVGVNGGSIVLSGDTDLVYVSSVDGTGSADNPVTDQSLNFYQAVIVDQDLYVQSDGSMVIKNLTAPGTGPGQTGTGNLIVTNTAEDKGSIELQNNLFHEGMGVDTSFAGDISGLNGAAANTDLVKTGANKLTLSGNVTLAGDIIAEEGTLQLNGTADVEALHLNSADADSPAVIGVGGRATARTLAGGDNGGKLDIASSGTLTLTGATDGLSHTEIAGTGTLAIAEGASLGLAADSTLSGVVLDLGGSLSLEADGSAGGLNGSGSLELNGQTLQIQAASGQTHTYEGTLGEGTLDVSGAGTQVLRSSGADTGLTISGGNLVLQGKADVDGARLSYGNLVNSGNLTIQASDNSLTAVNTTLSVENASFSSGSATTFTLNTDADMTASFIEVSGDVVIEDGASFHVTSIPDVNITWKSGNPMELTLMELTGNGTIDLGENTLTVGGLFLTYYKNAHLVQEGDKVVLKAEEQTDNIYAGVADTANSMAGANLLWDAARHGSIDQAVTDFLGALNNDMLNNPSAARRSLAAMAGSTVNALGTAQRDALRDQMGWIRNRTTLMGVNPAYVNDDLPRFHMWMEGTGSYAKLDTRGDESGYQLTTWGGTVGVDADLSDRLTVGAAFTASYGDLTAGAADSADGHLDSYYASLFGRYQDRRWAHTLILTGGWNDAKLNRTVNYGEGSYGTQGSTSGWGFGAMYELTYDVYLNENRSSVLQPLFNASVVTTRMDGYEETGAGNAGLNVGRQDWTTGTLALGGRWMGLVGSNIFGREALAEIRVNAAQDLGDRRGETNVSLLGNPGFAQSVRGAKVGTTALQLGAGLSVPVGTKGTIYVNGNADIRDGSSALNGSIGYRHDF; encoded by the coding sequence ATGCGACCGCGCTTGCCCCTTGTTCTTTTATCCGCTCTTCTGGCCTGTTTCATTTCTCCGTCATGGTCTGATTATACGTTGACGGGCAATGGAGATACGACGATTTCCTTTGCCGACGGCCAATACACGATTACGCCTCCGGAAGGGGATCCCGTGACTCAGGCGGATTCTCCCGGCGATATTTATCTAACGGATATTACGGCAAGCGGGACCTATGAAGACGGCTATAACCGGGTTCTCAATCTGGAGGGAGGAACCTATACAAAACTGCAATTATGGAATATTGCGGGTACTGCCTCCGGCGTCACCATCGGAGGAACCAATTCCTTTGTAATCAATATCGGGGAAGGTGCATCCCTGTTGAATACAAATGCCCAGTTGATGGGGTGGAGCAACCAGGACCGGATTGTGTCCGCCGACATTACCCTCAATGTAGACCGGAATGCCGGCACGATTAATGGTTTTTCCCTGGTGGGGGATGGAAACAAAAATGATGCCTACCAGACGACGGGGACATATACCGTCAACATTCATGGCGGGGAATGGGCCGGAATTTCTGTCTCCAACCCCAGTTCCAGCTGGTGCATAGGGCTGGGGCAGGAATCCTTCCGCCACACGGGGGATGTGACATTCACCATTGACGGCGGGACCTTCGCCCAGCTGGTAACGGCTGGAACGACACGCGGGGCGGGGCAGAAATCGACCATCGTCGGCAATGTCTCCCTGAATCTGGACGGGGGAACTTTTAACGGCTCCGTCGCCCTTCTGGGAAGAGGCCAAGTGCAGTTGGGAGATGGAACGAATGCCTGTACGGCCAGGTTGAGCATTACGGGAGGCCAGTACAACGCGAATGTATATGGCCTGTCCGATGCGACATCCTCAGGTTCTGCCGCAAATATTGCGGAGCATTCGTCCGCTTCCGTGGAAATCACCGGGGGGACTTTTGCTCAGAGTTTATTTTCGCAGGGCGTGGCGACAACGATCACGGGAGCTGTTTTTTCCGGAGACGGGACCAAGAAAATCTTTGCGGGCGCCCGTTTAAGCACGTCTGCCTGGAACCTGGCGGATACCAATATGACGCTGGACTTGGGCAGCGGCACCGTGGCGGCCATGATTGCGGGGGGAAGCTGGGTGGAAACGGGGGAGAGCACGTTGAATATTACAGGTTCCACCAATTTGACTTTCAAGTCCGGGACATATACGGGACAAATCTGGGGCGGCTCCTATATTAACGGAACCGCTACCGCCGCCCTTACCGGGAATATCGGTTCCACCAATATAACAATTACGGGCGGCACATTTGATGGAGCTCAAATATCCCTGGGCACTTATGTGGAACGCAACAATACCAGTTCCGCGTTGACGATTGGGGAAGCCAATCTTTCCATCAGCGGAGGGACGTTCAATAATGTTTCCATTTATGCGGGCGGCCAGAAGGTCAATGGCACTGCCCTGACTACGGCTTTGGCCAACGTGACCATTACGGGCAATGACGCCATTTTTACCGGAACGACAACTCTTTCCGGCCAGGGCCGGGGGGATACGGTTACCAGAAGCGTGTTGAATTTGAACGGAGTGACGCGCGCGGACATGTTCACGAACGCCTCCATTTCCGGGTTTGACGAAATTTCCGCTGGAGAAGGGACGGATGCCGTTATTGCCAACGCAACGGTGCTGGATGGCCGTAGTGCTTTTACCAAGAGCGGAGCGGGCAAGCTCACGCTCAGTTCTTCCACCGGATTTGCGAATGCGCTGACAGTTTCCTCTGGGGAGCTCAGTTTCGGGCTTGCCGGCGGAGTGGCCTTCGGCAACTCCATTACGATGGGCTCCGGAGCCCGTCTTACCTCTGCGGGCAATATGGCTCTTTCCCCGTCTTCCGTTCTGACGATGGATTTGACGGGGCTGAATTCCTCCAGCTCCGCCGTCATCCAGTCGGGAGGCACGCTCTCCTTTAATACGGAAGGCACGCTGACCCTGGCGATCAGCGGGGTGGACCAGACGATGGAAAATGACTACAGGCTGATTACGGCGGGCAGTTTCGGTACGTTGACGGCCAGCAATTTTTCTTTTGATTCCAGCGGCCTTTCCGAAGATTATACCTACGCCCTGGAGTTGTCCGGAAACACTCTTTACCTGCGAGTCAAGGCGTTGGGAGAAGCCCTCAACTGGAACGGAGGAAATGCGGGTATCTGGACGGCGGCAGGAGGTTCTGCCGTCTGGCTGGACAAGGATGGGACGGCAGTCGTTTATGACGCCGCCAAATCCGCCAATTTTGAAGATCTGGCTGGCATATCCGCCTCTGCCGTCACCATAGAAGGGAATGTTTCTTCCGCGCGTCTTACGGTCAACAATGGAGAAACGGCCTACACGTTCACGGGAACAGGGGCTCTTGTGGACGGAGCAGATCCGATGTCCCTCATTAAACGGGGAGAGGGGGTGCTGACCATTGAAAATACTGGAACAAATACGTTCTCCGGCGGCACGACCATTATGGCCGGTACCCTCAACCTCAATGCCGTCCAGGGGCTGGGCACCGGTACGGTGACGCTGAACGGGGGGGAACTGGTGCTGAATACGGCAGGCACGACGGAAGGAACGCTGGGGCTGGTAGCGGCCAACAAGATTGTTTTTGGAGGGGGTACCTTCACATATGGAACGGGGGCCACGCAGGATATTTCCGGGCTCATTGATTCAGCCGCCAGCACAAATGCCATCCGAGTGAATACGAACGGCAATCATGTGTCTTGGGCTGCATACACCCAGGAACTGGGAGATAAGGATATCGTCAAGCTTGGAGACGGCCTGCTGACTATCAATACAATACAAGGAGGAATCTTTGCCGGATCCATCACCGTAAGCGGAGGGACTCTGTTCTATAACATCGGAGACAACGGCGTTACGCGAACCTGGAGCGGAAACATTTCCATCGCTGAAAACGCGACTCTCCAGATACAGGACAACCGTGCCCATAACTCCGTAAATACGGATACTCTGTCAGGCCGCATTACCGGAGCCGGAACGCTGGTCCTCGGTAAGAAGGAAGGAGGTACCTTCCCCGGCGGCGGCCGCTATTCCGTTACCGGAGACAACAGCGGCTTTACCGGTACCATGAGACTGGCGGGCAACGGCACCAATGCTGCGTGGAATGAAGTCGGCTTTGCCAATGCCGCTGCAATCGGCAGCGCCAGATTGGAACTGGATGGGCGCGGCTTTTTTGTTAATTCCGCCGCCGATCCCGTTAATGCCGATATCCATGTGATGGCCGCTGGGGGATGGCTGAACGGCAGTTCCAACCAGACGCTGGTCCTGGCGGGAAGCCTGACGGGCGAGGCGGACGCCAACCTGGGAGTAACGGCGGCCGGTGACCCGACTCTGACGGCCATTTTTACGGGGGATCTCACCGGTTTTGCGGGAACGGTGCATTCCGGCCGTGGGAATGCCATCCTTTCCTTTGGCAACGGCGGTGCGGCGTCCACGCTGAATACGGGCGAATTCATCAAGGCAGTTTCCCTGGGAGGAACCGGAACCTACCGCGTCAACTACACGGGTACGGCAGGGAACCTGCTTTATGCCGGGAATGTGATTGATACGGCCTCCCTGAGCGTTCAGGGAAGCGACAAGCTGATTCTTACCGGGGCGAATACGACCACGGGAGAGTTGAATATTGCCCAGAATTCCTCTGTCCAGCTGGGCGACGGAACCGGGGACAACGCCGCCTGGGCCGGAACCATTGCCGGAGCAGGCAATCTTACGGTCAGCACTTCCGGCTCTTTTGCAGTGGGGGACCGTGCCAACGGCCTGACGGGGACGCTGACGCTGGCCAAGGGCACGCTGGACCTTTCCGGAGCGGCCGCCGCTACTAATATCCTTATTCAGTCCGGAGCGCTGGCGAACGCCGGAAGCTACGCGGGAACGGATACAAACAAGGTCCATGTCAATGCGATTGCCGATTCCGGCAATATTGCCCTGGGAGATCTGGATGCCGCCGGGCTGGGGTCAGTTGTCACCGCTTCTGCCGGAACGCAGCTCACCGGACTCAAGCAGGGTTCCATCTGGACGGTGAACGGCACGGACAGCAGTCTTGCAGTGGGAGCGGGCAATATTTCCGGAGACCCCTTCTCGGGAGAGGACTTTCTGATTCAGTTTGAGGGCACGGGGGATAATCTGGGCAGCATCTCCTTTGGAGACGGCTCCACGCTTACGCTGGACCTCACCAGCGTTATGGATGCCATGAAAACGGCGGGCGGAAATCTGGAGATACTTCTGACCAATGGCGGTTTTGCACAGGATCTTGAAACGCTTAAGAGCCACATGACGGCTAACCCGCTTTTTGCTGCGCTGGGCTTCGGCATCGTGGGCGTCAACGGAGGCAGCATCGTCCTCTCCGGTGATACGGACCTGGTTTACGTGTCTTCCGTGGATGGTACGGGCAGCGCGGACAATCCGGTCACGGACCAGTCTCTCAATTTCTACCAGGCCGTCATTGTGGACCAGGACCTTTATGTCCAGTCGGACGGCTCCATGGTGATCAAAAACCTGACCGCACCGGGAACTGGCCCGGGCCAGACGGGCACGGGCAACCTGATTGTCACCAATACGGCGGAGGATAAGGGAAGCATCGAACTTCAAAACAACCTCTTCCATGAAGGCATGGGAGTGGATACCTCTTTTGCCGGGGACATCAGCGGCCTGAACGGTGCTGCGGCCAACACGGACCTCGTCAAAACGGGAGCGAACAAACTCACCCTGTCCGGGAATGTGACGCTGGCCGGGGATATCATTGCGGAAGAAGGAACGCTTCAGCTTAACGGCACGGCTGACGTGGAAGCTCTGCATCTTAATTCCGCGGATGCGGACTCCCCTGCGGTGATTGGAGTAGGAGGCCGCGCGACGGCCCGGACGCTGGCAGGCGGCGACAACGGCGGAAAGCTGGATATCGCTTCTTCCGGAACATTGACGCTGACAGGCGCTACCGACGGCCTTTCCCATACGGAAATTGCCGGAACCGGTACGCTGGCTATTGCGGAAGGCGCCTCTTTGGGGCTGGCTGCGGACAGTACGCTTTCCGGCGTGGTGCTGGATCTGGGCGGTTCCCTGAGCCTGGAGGCAGACGGCTCTGCCGGCGGACTGAACGGCTCCGGTTCCTTGGAACTGAATGGGCAGACTCTGCAAATTCAGGCGGCTTCCGGCCAGACGCATACATATGAAGGAACGCTGGGAGAAGGAACGCTGGATGTTTCCGGAGCGGGAACGCAGGTTTTGCGCAGCTCCGGCGCGGATACCGGTCTGACAATCAGCGGAGGGAATCTGGTTCTCCAGGGCAAGGCGGATGTGGACGGAGCCCGTCTCAGTTACGGCAATCTGGTCAACAGCGGCAACCTGACCATCCAGGCCAGCGACAACTCCCTGACGGCGGTCAATACCACTCTGAGCGTAGAGAACGCTTCCTTCAGCAGCGGATCCGCCACCACCTTCACCTTGAATACTGATGCCGACATGACCGCCAGCTTCATTGAGGTCTCCGGCGACGTTGTCATTGAAGATGGCGCCTCTTTCCATGTCACCTCAATCCCGGATGTCAATATCACCTGGAAATCGGGCAATCCGATGGAACTTACGCTGATGGAACTCACCGGCAACGGAACGATTGACCTGGGAGAAAATACGCTGACGGTCGGAGGCCTTTTCCTCACCTATTACAAGAATGCCCATCTGGTGCAGGAAGGAGATAAGGTGGTTCTGAAAGCGGAAGAACAGACGGACAATATCTATGCCGGCGTAGCGGACACGGCCAATTCCATGGCGGGCGCCAATCTGCTTTGGGATGCTGCCAGGCATGGTTCCATAGACCAGGCCGTCACGGATTTCCTGGGCGCCCTCAATAACGATATGCTCAATAATCCTTCCGCCGCCAGGCGTTCCCTGGCAGCAATGGCTGGGAGCACGGTCAACGCGCTTGGGACGGCGCAGAGGGACGCCCTGCGCGACCAGATGGGCTGGATCAGGAACCGGACCACCCTCATGGGCGTCAACCCGGCCTACGTCAACGACGACCTCCCCCGCTTCCACATGTGGATGGAAGGCACGGGCTCCTACGCCAAACTGGACACCCGCGGGGATGAAAGCGGCTACCAGCTCACCACCTGGGGAGGTACGGTAGGCGTGGACGCGGACCTCAGCGACCGCCTCACAGTGGGAGCGGCCTTCACGGCCAGCTACGGCGACCTGACGGCCGGCGCGGCGGACAGCGCCGACGGGCACCTGGACAGCTACTACGCCAGCCTCTTCGGCCGCTACCAGGACAGGCGCTGGGCGCACACGCTCATCCTGACGGGAGGGTGGAACGACGCGAAACTCAACCGTACGGTCAACTACGGGGAAGGAAGCTACGGGACGCAGGGAAGCACCAGCGGGTGGGGCTTTGGAGCGATGTATGAACTCACCTACGACGTATACCTCAACGAAAACCGCAGCAGCGTGCTGCAGCCGCTGTTCAACGCCTCGGTGGTGACGACGCGGATGGACGGCTATGAGGAAACGGGTGCGGGCAACGCGGGCCTGAACGTCGGCAGGCAGGACTGGACGACGGGGACGCTGGCGCTGGGCGGCCGGTGGATGGGCCTGGTGGGCAGCAACATCTTCGGACGAGAAGCGCTGGCGGAAATCCGAGTAAACGCGGCGCAGGACCTGGGAGACCGGAGAGGGGAAACGAACGTCTCTCTGCTGGGCAACCCCGGCTTCGCGCAAAGCGTGAGGGGGGCGAAAGTGGGAACGACGGCGCTGCAGCTGGGAGCCGGACTGAGCGTGCCGGTGGGAACGAAGGGAACCATCTACGTGAACGGGAACGCGGACATCCGTGACGGGTCCAGCGCGCTGAACGGAAGCATCGGCTACCGCCACGACTTCTAA
- a CDS encoding L,D-transpeptidase family protein encodes MKKNVVLSLLGLVLLVSAVAVFNMACAEKSSNRADIARKRVTPVLNSFLEPCGARVGSPVFLRAVKEDSVLELWVKPDKSECYMLAKRYPIAAWSGKLGPKEKEGDRQTPEGFYEVEPSGLNPRSNYHLSFNIGYPNAYDRSLNRTGSFIMVHGRDVSIGCLAMTDSGIEEIYTMVEQALVHGQKNVPVQIYPFVPTPARLSEEKDSPHAAFWADMARAWDWTERTRTPARVKAVNGRLVVVEQ; translated from the coding sequence ATGAAGAAGAATGTAGTCTTGTCCTTGCTGGGGCTGGTTCTGCTGGTTTCCGCCGTAGCGGTTTTCAATATGGCATGTGCAGAAAAATCCTCCAACCGTGCGGATATCGCGCGGAAACGGGTAACGCCCGTGCTGAATTCCTTTCTGGAGCCGTGCGGCGCCAGGGTGGGAAGTCCTGTGTTTTTACGGGCCGTAAAGGAAGACTCCGTCCTGGAACTGTGGGTGAAACCGGACAAATCGGAATGCTACATGCTTGCCAAGCGCTATCCGATTGCCGCATGGTCCGGAAAACTGGGCCCCAAGGAGAAGGAAGGGGACAGGCAAACACCGGAAGGTTTTTATGAAGTGGAACCGTCCGGGCTTAATCCCCGGAGCAATTACCATTTGTCTTTCAACATCGGGTATCCGAATGCCTATGACCGTTCCCTGAACCGGACGGGAAGCTTCATCATGGTGCATGGACGGGATGTTTCCATCGGCTGTCTGGCGATGACCGATTCCGGAATTGAGGAGATTTATACCATGGTGGAACAAGCTCTGGTTCATGGGCAAAAAAACGTTCCCGTGCAGATTTATCCCTTCGTGCCCACTCCGGCGCGTTTGTCAGAGGAAAAGGATTCTCCCCACGCCGCCTTTTGGGCGGACATGGCCCGAGCGTGGGACTGGACGGAACGGACCCGTACTCCGGCCCGGGTGAAGGCCGTCAATGGCAGGCTGGTCGTTGTGGAGCAATAA
- a CDS encoding YdeI/OmpD-associated family protein: MEISNLLPITTRKELRIWLENNHLTSSCCWVLTTRKPSPHALLYLDAVEEALCFGWIDSTRKKTASGFLAQRLTPRSRKSKWSELNKERVRRLARLGLMTPHGEKCLPEMNPEAFRIDPYILQLLQQDPLIYANFLAFPRLYRHVRLDTIQIKKNQPELFRKRLEKFLENTRENRMYGEWHDGGRLLEK; encoded by the coding sequence ATGGAAATAAGCAACCTTCTTCCCATCACTACACGGAAGGAATTAAGAATATGGCTGGAAAACAACCACCTCACTTCCTCCTGCTGCTGGGTTCTCACAACGAGGAAACCTTCCCCACATGCCCTCCTTTACCTGGATGCCGTGGAGGAAGCCCTGTGCTTCGGATGGATTGACAGCACCCGCAAGAAGACGGCCTCCGGTTTCCTGGCCCAGCGTCTCACTCCCCGATCCAGAAAGAGTAAATGGTCCGAACTGAACAAGGAACGCGTCCGCCGCCTGGCCAGGCTGGGACTAATGACGCCCCACGGCGAAAAATGTCTGCCGGAAATGAATCCGGAAGCGTTCCGTATTGACCCATATATTTTACAGCTCCTTCAACAGGATCCGCTTATTTACGCCAATTTTCTGGCGTTTCCCCGGCTATACCGCCATGTGCGCCTGGATACCATTCAAATTAAAAAAAACCAGCCGGAACTGTTCCGCAAGCGCCTGGAAAAATTTCTGGAGAATACCCGTGAAAACAGGATGTACGGAGAATGGCACGACGGAGGACGGCTGCTGGAAAAGTAG
- a CDS encoding diaminopimelate dehydrogenase codes for MIKVAIVGYGNIGKYAVDALRAAPDMELAGIVRRPGSEAVHGIKTVSDVEELGHVDAALLCTPTRSVEETALPLLARGINTVDSFDIHGDIVALRRSLGAQAIKHDAVSIISAGWDPGTDSVIRTLMLAMAPKGITYTNFGPGMSMGHSVVARSKEGVADALSLTIPTGSGVHRRMVYVVLKEGAKFSDVEFAIKSDSYFSHDDTRVLQVPDIDVLKDMGHGVLMERKGVSGSTQNQMFTFEMRINNPALTAQVMVASARASMKLAAGCYTLPEIAPMDFLPGDREELIAQLV; via the coding sequence ATGATTAAAGTAGCCATCGTAGGATACGGCAACATCGGGAAATACGCTGTGGACGCCTTGCGCGCCGCTCCCGATATGGAACTGGCAGGTATCGTGCGCCGCCCCGGCAGCGAAGCTGTACACGGCATCAAGACCGTAAGCGACGTGGAGGAACTGGGCCATGTGGACGCGGCCCTGCTCTGCACCCCCACCCGCAGCGTGGAAGAAACGGCTCTGCCCCTGCTCGCCCGCGGCATCAACACAGTTGACAGCTTCGATATTCACGGGGACATCGTGGCCCTGCGCCGTTCCCTGGGAGCCCAGGCAATCAAGCATGACGCCGTCTCCATCATTTCCGCCGGCTGGGATCCCGGAACGGACTCCGTCATCCGTACCCTGATGCTGGCCATGGCTCCCAAAGGCATCACGTACACCAACTTCGGCCCCGGCATGAGCATGGGCCACAGCGTCGTGGCGCGTTCCAAGGAAGGAGTGGCGGACGCTCTTTCCCTCACCATCCCCACGGGTTCCGGCGTACACCGCCGCATGGTTTATGTGGTGCTGAAAGAAGGAGCCAAATTCTCCGACGTGGAATTCGCCATTAAATCAGATTCCTATTTCAGCCATGACGACACCCGCGTGCTGCAGGTGCCCGACATCGACGTGCTGAAAGACATGGGCCACGGCGTGCTGATGGAACGCAAGGGCGTTTCCGGCTCCACGCAGAACCAGATGTTCACGTTTGAAATGCGCATCAACAATCCGGCCCTGACCGCCCAGGTCATGGTGGCTTCCGCCCGCGCCAGCATGAAACTGGCCGCAGGCTGCTATACGCTGCCGGAAATTGCCCCGATGGATTTTCTGCCGGGCGACCGCGAAGAATTGATTGCCCAGCTGGTCTAA